GGCTGGCAACTGGCGATGGGCGATGGCCATGGGGCGCATCAAGGTGGGTGAGAGATGTCGTATCTGCACGCTGCTCAGTTGCTGCTGCTCTTCCATGGCCTCCAGCGGCAACAGGGCCGCAGCCTGACCGGCTGCCGCCAGGCTTTTGAGCGCTTCGGTATAGGTCAGGGCGATGAAGGGGCGAGGGCTGAGGCCGGCCTGGCCGAACCAGCCAGCGATCAGCCCATGCATTTGCGTGGCGGAGGCAAAGCAGGCCCAGGGGCGGCTTGCCAGCCATTCGGGGCTGATGCGGTCAGGGACCGTCCAGGCTGCGGGCAACAGAGCCACCATGGGATCGTTACGCCAGGGCATGAGCGTGATCTCTGCCGTCTCTGCCTGTGGGCTGGCGACCAGACCTATATCCAGCGTTCCTGCCTTGAGGCGCTGCATGGAGTCGGCCGAGCCCACGGCCTCCAGCCTGATGTCTATGCCGGGGCTGTGACGACTCAGGGACTCGAGCATCAGCGGAAACAGCCGGATGTTGACCCCGGCGGACACGCCTACCTTGACCAGGCCGGCGCGGCCGCTGGCATGGCGCTGCACCTGATCGATCAGGTCGTCGCCGGCCTCTAGCAGCTTGCGTCCTTTCTGCACCAGCACCTGGCCGGCCGACGTCAGTTCTGCCTGGCGCCTGCCGCGCAGCAACAGCGTGGCGTTCATG
This DNA window, taken from Comamonas testosteroni TK102, encodes the following:
- a CDS encoding LysR family transcriptional regulator — protein: MRNLNLDQLQTLIAIADLGTFAAAAQALHLAPPTVSLHIKELETRMNATLLLRGRRQAELTSAGQVLVQKGRKLLEAGDDLIDQVQRHASGRAGLVKVGVSAGVNIRLFPLMLESLSRHSPGIDIRLEAVGSADSMQRLKAGTLDIGLVASPQAETAEITLMPWRNDPMVALLPAAWTVPDRISPEWLASRPWACFASATQMHGLIAGWFGQAGLSPRPFIALTYTEALKSLAAAGQAAALLPLEAMEEQQQLSSVQIRHLSPTLMRPMAIAHRQLPALNPAVASVLKVLAEFGNQPRLA